The proteins below come from a single Malus sylvestris chromosome 3, drMalSylv7.2, whole genome shotgun sequence genomic window:
- the LOC126614959 gene encoding lactoylglutathione lyase-like isoform X2, with the protein MASSASAITTALSRLSLIRLAPKPSPSSPYTIPLFPQSQGPNPKYRFRLFSSMASEPKDSPANNPGLQATPDEATRGYIMQQTMFRIKDPKASLDFYSRVLGMSLLKRLDFPEMKFSLYFLGYEDPASAPTNSVDRTVWTFGRKATIELTHNWGTESDSEFKGYHNGNSEPRGFGHIGITVDDTYKACERFESLGVEFVKKPDDGKMKGIAFIKDPDGYWIEIFDLKTIGTVTADAS; encoded by the exons ATGGCTTCTTCTGCTTCTGCAATCACAACCGCCCTTTCCCGCCTCTCCCTAATCCGTTTGGCACCAAAACCCTCCCCGTCATCTCCTTACACAATCCCACTGTTCCCCCAATCCCAAGGTCCAAA TCCGAAATACCGATTCCGATTGTTTTCTTCAATGGCGTCCGAACCGAAAGATTCTCCGGCCAACAATCCCGGCCTCCAGGCCACCCCAGATGAAGCCACTAGGGGTTACATCATGCAGCAAACT ATGTTCCGAATTAAGGACCCGAAAGCGAGTCTCGACTTTTATTCACGTGTTTTGGGAATGTC GCTACTTAAGAGGCTCGATTTTCCAGAAATGAAGTTTAGTTTGTACTTTTTGGGCTATGAG GATCCTGCTTCAGCTCCAACTAACTCAGTTGATAGAACAGTTTGGACCTTTGGTCGGAAAGCTACAATTGAGTTGACACA TAATTGGGGTACTGAAAGTGATTCAGAATTTAAAGGATATCACAATGGGAATTCAGAACCTCGTGGCTTTG gTCACATTGGCATCACCGTTGATGATACATACAAGGCCTGTGAGAGATTTGAAAGTCTGGGGGTGGAATTTGTGAAAAAGCCTGATGATG GAAAGATGAAAGGTATAGCATTCATTAAGGATCCTGATGGTTATTGGATTGAGATCTTTGACCTTAAAACTATAGGAACAGTCACAGCTGATGCTTCTTGA
- the LOC126614959 gene encoding lactoylglutathione lyase-like isoform X1 gives MASEPKDSPANNPGLQATPDEATRGYIMQQTMFRIKDPKASLDFYSRVLGMSLLKRLDFPEMKFSLYFLGYEDPASAPTNSVDRTVWTFGRKATIELTHNWGTESDSEFKGYHNGNSEPRGFGHIGITVDDTYKACERFESLGVEFVKKPDDGKMKGIAFIKDPDGYWIEIFDLKTIGTVTADAS, from the exons ATGGCGTCCGAACCGAAAGATTCTCCGGCCAACAATCCCGGCCTCCAGGCCACCCCAGATGAAGCCACTAGGGGTTACATCATGCAGCAAACT ATGTTCCGAATTAAGGACCCGAAAGCGAGTCTCGACTTTTATTCACGTGTTTTGGGAATGTC GCTACTTAAGAGGCTCGATTTTCCAGAAATGAAGTTTAGTTTGTACTTTTTGGGCTATGAG GATCCTGCTTCAGCTCCAACTAACTCAGTTGATAGAACAGTTTGGACCTTTGGTCGGAAAGCTACAATTGAGTTGACACA TAATTGGGGTACTGAAAGTGATTCAGAATTTAAAGGATATCACAATGGGAATTCAGAACCTCGTGGCTTTG gTCACATTGGCATCACCGTTGATGATACATACAAGGCCTGTGAGAGATTTGAAAGTCTGGGGGTGGAATTTGTGAAAAAGCCTGATGATG GAAAGATGAAAGGTATAGCATTCATTAAGGATCCTGATGGTTATTGGATTGAGATCTTTGACCTTAAAACTATAGGAACAGTCACAGCTGATGCTTCTTGA